The proteins below come from a single Bactrocera dorsalis isolate Fly_Bdor chromosome 5, ASM2337382v1, whole genome shotgun sequence genomic window:
- the LOC105223422 gene encoding coiled-coil domain-containing protein 13, with translation MDVIQKMDQATVTETPKAKRRSKEKLAKIIEDAMAGNDDLSNAGGGKKGAKIHLKQKVVLLSEENQNLSKAINVKNAEITDLKRSVQSLNEVLNSVPIDELRCNSSIASSKLLELSKKNRLLRAELESTKNKVNKKELQIQKLERDLKLLEDKLHKGTTETPKEPSDELRVKLNSIQQKLFETRNKNTELQNQLKLAQKCLQQEIGENFNLATMASQTQNSNWRGRAQQIIHLQQKVHELKERLEIVDRQYAEDSPITFATDDVPHADLTASHTAKSGARSAGGHAEANVASNVSATSFDRYNTVVRKTEILHRAKVEGLEKEIASLKAQLEEQRGKVLALKVRNKTLNDEVLKYKVKASSLEEQTDYNGLNLANMNEKMNVQRYHYESRLEEMARQLNDLKRIHKDGAFREEELRLKLENMDNLLQSKETHIEDLNQTITRLETDLKALSGGFLFSCRELRKEEFITILDSLEAEKNELLKHNKTLVERSEQDRAKNDALHEQLAKQKVRLSRMEARMRELEKELELQSERKKRSQRIADYVSSVNSTASMGTFVFENTSQNALSQRAIDEFTPAQVYQMKHELEYAQEKLAYMSEKLAHLQEEKENDARSFAEIINSSKGVVLETILGNRSNASLSVEISTGTSV, from the exons aTGGATGTTATACAGAAAATGGATCAGGCGACAGTCACTGAGACGCCCAAGGCCAAGCGTCGCTCAAAGGAGAAATTGGCTAAGATTATTGAGGACGCAATGGCCGGCAATGATGACCTTAGCAACGCTGGGGGAGGTAAAAAGGGAGCCAAGATACATCTAAAACAAAAGGTAGTCCTGCTGTCGGAAGAGAACCAAAATCTGAGCAAAGCTATCAACGTGAAAAATGCGGAGATAACAGATTTGAAGCGATCAGTCCAATCGCTAAATGAGGTTCTCAACTCGGTGCCCATCGATGAATTGCGTTGTAATTCGTCTATAGCGAGTTCCAAATTATTAGAGTTAAGCAAGAAAAATCGCTTGCTGCGAGCCGAACTGGAAAGCACCAAGAATAAAGTTAACAAAAAAGAGTTGCAAATCCAAAAGCTGGAGCGAGACTTAAAACTTCTCGAGGATAAGCTGCACAAAGGAACCACTGAAACTCCAAAG GAGCCGTCAGATGAGTTGCGGGTTAAATTGAACTCTATTCAGCAGAAGCTCTTCGAGACACGCAATAAAAATACCGAATTACAAAACCAACTGAAACTCGCACAAAAGTGTCTGCAGCAGGAAATCGGAGAGAACTTTAACTTGGCTACAATGGCGTCGCAGACACAGAACTCCAACTGGCGCGGACGCGCCCAGCAAATCATACATCTACAGCAGAAAGTTCACGAATTAAAAGAGCGCCTGGAAATCGTAGACAGGCAGTACGCGGAGGATAGTCCCATCACCTTTGCCACCGATGATGTTCCGCATGCTGATTTGACAGCCTCACACACAGCAAAGAGCGGTGCACGATCGGCGGGTGGACACGCGGAAGCAAACGTTGCGTCGAATGTCAGCGCCACCTCCTTCGATCGCTACAACACAGTCGTGCGAAAAACCGAGATATTGCATCGCGCCAAGGTGGAGGGTCTAGAGAAAGAGATTGCTTCACTTAAAGCGCAACTAGAAGAGCAGCGAGGCAAGGTGTTGGCACTGAAAGTGCGAAACAAGACGCTCAACGACGAAGTCTTGAAGTACAAAGTAAAAGCGAGTTCCCTGGAAGAACAAACCGATTATAACGGCTTGAATCTGGCGAATATGAATGAGAAAATGAATGTGCAGCGCTACCACTATGAAAGCCGTTTGGAAGAGATGGCGAGACAGCTAAACGACCTGAAGCGCATACATAAGGACGGTGCCTTTCGTGAGGAGGAATTGCGACTGAAATTGGAAAACATGGACAATTTGTTACAAAGCAAAGAAACACACATCGAAGACTTGAATCAGACAATAACGCGTTTGGAAACTGATCTGAAAGCCTTGTCTGGAGGTTTTCTGTTCTCATGCCGCGAACTACGCAAG GAAGAATTCATAACTATACTCGACTCGTTGGAAGCCGAGAAGAATGAACTGCTTAAACATAACAAAACACTCGTTGAACGCAGCGAGCAGGATCGTGCAAAGAACGACGCATTGCACGAACAGCTGGCCAAACAGAAGGTGCGCCTTTCGCGCATGGAAGCGCGTATGCGTGAGCTGGAGAAGGAACTTGAGCTACAATCCGAACGGAAGAAGCGCTCGCAACGCATCGCGGACTACGTGAGCAGTGTGAATTCAACCGCATCGATGGGCACTTTCGTTTTTGAGAATACTTCGCAAAATGCTTTATCACAAAGGGCCATCGATGAGTTCACACCCGCACAGGTGTACCAAATGAAGCATGA GCTCGAATATGCCCAGGAAAAGTTAGCATACATGAGCGAGAAGCTGGCGCATCTGCAGGAGGAAAAGGAGAACGACGCGCGCTCTTTTGCGGAGATTATCAACAGCTCCAAAGGTGTCGTGCTCGAGACAATATTGGGCAATCGCAGCAATGCTTCGCTGTCCGTGGAGATCAGCACTGGCACATCGGTGTAG
- the LOC105223421 gene encoding coatomer subunit zeta-1, with translation MEGFMMEPTLNIIKGMCIMDNDGNRILAKYYDKNVLPTVKEQKAFEKNLFSKTHRSNTEIIMLDGLTCVYKSNVDLFFYVMGSAYENELILLSVLNCLYDSINLILKKIVEKRMVLDNLEIIMLAFDEICDGGVILDADPSSVVKRVDLRNDDIPIAEQTVAQVLQSAREQFKWSILK, from the exons atGGAAGGTTTTATGAtg GAGCCCACGCTTAACATAATCAAAGGCATGTGCATCATGGACAATGATGGCAACCGTATATTGGCCAAGTACTACGACAAGAATGTGTTGCCCACAGTGAAGGAGCAAAAGGCTTTCGAAAAGAACTTATTCAGCAAAACACATCGATCCAATACGGAAATTATCATGTTGGATGGCCTTACCTGTGTCTACAAAAGTAACGTGGATCTATTTTTCTACGTAATGGGCAGTGCTTATGAGAATGAATTGATTCTACTGTCTGTATTGAATTGCCTATACGATTCGATAAACTTGATACTGAAGAAGATTGTTGAAAAGCGTATGGTTTTGGATAATCTAGAGATTATTATGCTGGCATTCGACGAAATCTGTGACGGCGG AGTTATACTGGACGCAGATCCCTCCTCAGTGGTTAAACGTGTGGATTTGCGCAACGATGACATTCCCATCGCCGAGCAGACCGTCGCGCAG GTTTTGCAATCGGCGCGCGAACAGTTCAAGTGGTCCATACTTAAGTGA